A stretch of the Williamwhitmania taraxaci genome encodes the following:
- a CDS encoding tRNA dihydrouridine synthase, whose translation MAAPIFYLAPLQGFTEYPFRKAMLAAGTIPSFFVAPFVDAHEYARGKARRLKDILPENNEGISLIPQLLGSNPDELAVLMAWYRELGYSNVSFNLGCPYPMVALKGSGSGLIGKPEVVRAILDKLFTTFPDIQLSVKTRLGYLDSSEIETLIPVLNQFPLAEVVVHPRIGKQLYKGDADLDAFAKVLPTIKAPVCYNGDILSVTDYQERSKRFPTVTRWMIGRAALQNPLIFNDIAGGIESDLDEKLSAMHKLHDALFQHYVASLSGNSHLIKKMAPFWEYFSLPFPERRKAYKKVVKATTADHYRNATNEFFAKQISV comes from the coding sequence ATGGCTGCACCAATTTTCTATCTTGCCCCCTTACAGGGCTTTACCGAGTATCCCTTTCGCAAGGCAATGCTGGCCGCAGGAACAATACCCTCTTTCTTTGTTGCTCCATTTGTCGATGCGCATGAATATGCTCGTGGAAAAGCGCGCAGGCTTAAAGATATTTTGCCCGAAAACAATGAAGGAATTTCCCTTATACCGCAGCTTCTTGGGTCAAATCCCGATGAGTTAGCAGTTCTCATGGCATGGTATCGGGAGTTGGGTTATTCAAATGTTAGTTTCAACTTGGGGTGTCCATATCCTATGGTGGCGCTGAAAGGATCGGGATCCGGACTTATTGGTAAGCCCGAAGTTGTGCGTGCTATTCTCGATAAACTCTTCACAACCTTTCCCGATATACAACTCTCAGTTAAAACACGGTTGGGTTATCTGGACAGTAGCGAAATCGAAACGCTCATTCCAGTTTTAAATCAATTTCCCTTGGCCGAGGTGGTTGTGCATCCACGAATTGGCAAGCAATTATATAAAGGTGATGCCGATCTTGACGCATTTGCAAAGGTATTGCCTACAATAAAAGCGCCTGTTTGCTATAATGGCGATATCCTTTCGGTAACGGATTACCAGGAGCGAAGCAAGCGCTTCCCAACGGTTACTCGCTGGATGATTGGACGTGCTGCGTTGCAAAATCCTTTAATATTCAATGATATCGCAGGGGGAATAGAGAGCGATCTGGATGAGAAACTCTCTGCTATGCATAAATTGCATGACGCTCTTTTTCAGCACTATGTTGCTTCCCTTTCGGGGAATAGCCATTTGATAAAAAAGATGGCTCCCTTTTGGGAATACTTCTCTTTGCCATTTCCAGAAAGGCGTAAGGCCTATAAAAAGGTTGTAAAAGCTACAACTGCCGATCATTACCGTAATGCAACCAATGAGTTTTTTGCAAAACAGATTTCTGTATAG